The following is a genomic window from Rhinatrema bivittatum chromosome 12, aRhiBiv1.1, whole genome shotgun sequence.
TCCTCTTTCTGTTTGGCTGcagtgttagtccacttgaatgcacagaaatataactaacaaataaaaacaaaaacatataaagGTGATcccttgactagcttttgagtgTGCCTACTCTCTTCCTTGgatcagaattcaaatgagcaaaaaaaTGACATTACCTTTATGGTATATAATGTGATAAGAAACCTGACAGCcacccaataaaaaaatatcACCTTATATTTTTCTAATGTATTATCCTTCTATTTCTGTGTTCTTTTCATTTAGAAAGCTACCTTAGAGAGACAAAAGACATCTATTTCACTCATGTATTAGTGTTTACATTTGTATTATAAAAAAAACTCCTTCCTGCGCCATTCAACCATCTTCATATAATAGAGCACCGAAAGGCGCTATAGTTTCTTGGTTATATGCCAGAGACGCTTCCCTGCTACACTATCCGAGACCAGCAGAACTCGCCAGTGACATTCTGAGCTCTGAGCAGCCCCTGCCAACAGGCTAGAGCAGCAGGGAAGAATTTATAAATGATGCAGTGTCTTATACCAGTTTCCTCCCATCTCAGGGGAATGCTCaccactcctcccccacccccccaaaggaACAGGGAGCAGTCTGCTTGCATCTGAGTAATCTAAGATAATTCACAGACAATGCACCAAGAAGGAAAGGACAGCCTTTGAGAAATGGATGGGTCTTACTAAGCATTATCTATCATGCTCACATCCAGATTTGGCCATAAAATTCCAGAAATGTTTTTCtggtagctaaaaaaaaaaaattaaaataaaaaagtagacGTCGTCTATGCTACACTCGTTACTAATTCATCACATGCTTGCTCTCATCTTGGGCCATTTTATCTACACTAGAAACCATTCTGGGCTTCCCAAGAAGCTTACACCAAACAGAACTGACCTCTGTCATGCCTCCCCTGGCTCTAAGTGACCCAGAAAAGCAGGGATTTCTTGAGTGCAGTAAATGAACGAGCATCACCGTCACCCCATGTCGGTTTTGTTGTCAAGTTTTCCTGATGCTGTCTTCATTGGGTGTTAAAACCCATGTGGAACTGTTTTTCAATTAGGGGGCTGGTCATTTGCAGGGAACAGAGGCTCTTCCCCAGGACAAATGACCCTATGAATGTCCAGAGAAATACCACTGGGAAGAAGATGGCCGTGAAATTGAGCTCTCGACCTGCATTTTACATgttatttggggtgggggtggtggagtGCAGCGACTTTGGAGGAGATTAGGCCACCTGAGGCTCCATGTGCTGGGACCAGAGTGGATACTGGGTGAATGGCGCCATCTGCTGGGGAAACCTTTGCTCTGGCAGCCTTTGGTccaaggcaggctgaggcagcATTCATTGCAATGCACAGTAGATCCACAGCAAACAGGTGTGAGATACAattgcctatttttttttcatataacatgcatttttttttttttaatttcccctcAAAACCTCAACCACTTGCAGCTGTCAAGGACCGGATTTGTGAACaaccctcccccaatttacagTAAAATTTTaaagaggaaaaacaaagcaCTGCAGTCATTCGTTGCAGGCAGGGATCAGATTAATCCGAACTAGAACTGGACTAACAGGACAAGATTTCTTGAAGGAAGAAAAAACAGCACTGCACCATTAGGTCTATCATGCAAACTGCAAATTACAATTGTGCCTGTGCCTGCAGTATTACTGGCCTGCTTTATGCCTTTAGCCATAAAATACTCCATAGCATAGCTATCCATCACCCTGCTAACCATCTTTGCCTGTTATGTTCATCTACCAGCATTCGTAAGATAATCAGGccagagaaaatgtttttccgCTATCTCCATACagaacttttttgttttttatggttCAGTTTGTCAGCACCCGGCTTACATTCTCCAAGAGGAAAAGAAGTCAAAAGTGGAGGAAAATCTGATAAGTCCCTCTGCAAAGGATCTTTCTGCAAAGTCAGAAACTGCtccaagaaaaggaaaaatctttCTGTGCCCTCCACAGTACAGCTGGCTTTGAGTCCACTGTAAAAGGTTCTACTTCTTTTCCTTCCTATCAAGCCTTCAGTGCCAAGGGCTGGCAGGATGCACCCAGTTTCCCAGGAAGTGGGTCCCTTTCCACCTATGGAGCCCCCCCCATCTGTCTCACAGATGCTTTGTCACCCCATGAGTCCATGGAGCGGAGAATGGAGGCAGGCGGGGCTGCAGGAGCAGACTCAATGGTGCGTCCTGCAGCCCTGGTACAGAGGAGGTcttggtggaggggggaggatgggagCCTTGGTGCTTCTGCATGACAACTCAAAATGCTGCAAGAAttagaagcaaaaaaataaaatctatttaCACCTCTGGCCTAATGCTTCATGTTCTGCTTCCACCACACCAAACCTCTTTGGTTCGATGCAGAAATACGGTACATCAGGattattaaataaactaaatttcttgcaatttctctcaCTCCAAAACTATGGGGCACACCATCAATCTGtattaacatatatatatttttttttttaagaaacatcTCTAGCTTCATACCTCACTTTATgaaagagagaccttgggggtggGGGCTTGCACACTAAGtaagttacaaaataaaacactttTGGATCATTCAGCTCTTCCTGGCTCATGACATCATCAGAAAAATGTGCTGGTCACCCTCCCGTGATGTCATGCACAGAAAGGCCTGCAGCGCCATCTGCACCAGCTGTTTTCACGAAGCAGTAACTCTGCCTGCTagaaagattttagatttaaaaaaaaataaaaataaatgccacCATAACCCCATCATAAAACAGGTACCCAAACACATCAAGCTCTCGCTTTCACCAAGTCACAAAAGCAAGAGGTTTTCACGAAGTTTTGACATGATGTAAAAGATCAAGAGGAACAAGAGAATTTAACATGATCCACTTCTCCGAAGGAAGGAGCACAGACCGGGCATATCTGGGTGTTGGAGGGGAGCAGAAGGGGAAAGATATCAAAAGCCTCTCAGTCTCTTCCATCTTAAAAGGAGCTTTCTTAATCTGCTGTTCCCAGCTAGCCAGATACTTCTCTTAAATCAAAGTAAATCAAGTGGTATTTTTGTCATTGTGTGCGCTGAAATGTCAGTCATATGCAAAGAAGCATATTAAGACCTTAAGTGATCCCACCAAGGTTCAGCTAAGAAAGTCAAAACCAACATACCCCAGAATCTTGCTGAAGACCAACAAAAATTGCTACACCGAAAAAAGTTAATAGaggcataaataaacattcaaaaaaaaaaaaaatgatcccaCCCATAGCTTAGTACATAAGACAGACTTCAGCATTGCTTCCTCCCTCTATTGGTTCAGCCATCTGTGGCCAGGATGACCACAGCCCCAAAAATGCCCACATTCTGCCCAATGAGCCTCATTTGGTTCCAGAACTCCACATGGCGTGAATTGTGCCAGTAACCCAGGTTCCCGTCGAGGAACAGGATGACCAGTGGCAGGACGATGGCAAGGACCTGTGCCGCAGTGCCCACGTAGTAAccggagaggaaggaaagggccAGCACGCCGTAGAGGATGAAGAGAAGCTGCAGCGTTAGCTCGCCGCCTGGGATGTGATTCAGGTACGCCAGCCGATCCTCCTTGCTGTGCTGCAGGGAATAGGCCTACGGACAGAAGGCAAGGTTGGAGATTTAGCGGTATGGGAAAGACAGTTCTAATTTCTTCAGTGCTAACATGCACACATGATTCCTATCATCCCTGCCCCAGAGTGCCTACAAGCCAAGCCATTGTATAcaccagtgatggcaaactccagtcctcgagggccacaaacaggccaggtttccaggatatccaccatgaatatgcatgagacagatttgcatacattggaggcagtgcattccaatctttctcatgcatattcatggtagatatcctgaaatcctggcctgtttgtgggactggagttcgccatcacagGTATAGAGAGATAAAGGACTTCCTTAAGGTCACATAGTGGCAGGGGAGAGGAACTGTGGCTCTGTGCTCCGAGCACCACACTGCCAGGGCCACGTACCACACAAATGAGGTAGATTCCCAGAAAGACCTGCCCTGTGGACTGGAGTGACCTGCTCCGTGGCTTCTGACGATATATCTCACCAGCACCACTGGCCAAGATCAGGAACCCACCGATGATAGCTATCGTCCGGGAATACATTCTCACCTGCAGGAGAATGCAAAACATAACTGATCAGGGCTAACGACTGATTAAGGACACAGTCTTTCCTGCTGCGTGGCAAGAGATGTGCAGTGATCCAGGCAAGGGAAAGAGCCGAGAAGTTGGAAAAGATTTTTTATCATCAATGTACAGCAGTGAGTTGTGTTTTTGAGATAGAACTGGTGTCATAATGTGACATTTTGAAACCGGAAACACCAAAAAGGTGACAGTTCCAATCAGGGAAAATCTCTAAAGTGACAAATATTGAGCATTTGTCGCATGTATTGTCTCTACTCTGTTTGTTACAAGCTAATATGTCTTTAGGTTTTGAACAGTTAATTTCTTCTAAAACCATCTTAAACATACTTGGTGACCTTAACACACACATAGATGCAACACTGATGCCATCATCATGCTCTCTGTTTCCTAAGATTTTACATTCCATGGGTTGGTCACAAATAACTCAACAGCTCACATACAGAGGggggccacacgcttgacctcgTTTTTGTGAACACCTTCTTGGTTAAAGCACTCATTGATTCAAATTAGGGTAAGGGATGTCCTGCTGTCAGATCATTTACTGATTAGTGTCATAATGCCCCTTATAATGCTCAGCATAACGCAGACACATCATCGAATGAATTCTGTCTTACAAAAGGCCAAACTGATTCAGTGCAGTTCAATGATCTAAACTTCCAGAAAGCTGTCTTTATCCAGCTCAAGTAACATTAAGGCCATTATAAAGGAATGGGAGCTCCATCGTGAAGGCTTATAAAGTGACACCGTTAAAACCTGTTAAAAATCATCCTCAGAGACCCTGACCATGGCTCGCTCCCTCGATTAGGAACACAAGAATAgtatgtatgttccatgtaaaccgccatcccggcgatagttatctctgttatctgtgaaccggagtgatatgtatattatacaggaacttccggtatataaaaaccaaaataaataaataaataaataaatgtataaccGGCTAACCTTAGAATGGCCCTACAGCCCGATCAGAGTTAGCCTCAGAAGGTAACCAGCCAACtccgctcctccccagaacacccccccccccccatcttatccAGCGTTATTCGTctcaatggcttttgaatatagacctccatATTTCTAACTCTGCACTCTATTAAATATATCAGAGGATATACTATTCCTTCGTTCAGTGCTCTATATTAAGTAGTGAAGTTTCTCACTGTTTTAGCTCAATGTcaaaggcctttttaaaatagaaatgtttttaaatttcttttacaTTCTTTTAATTCTGTGCTTGTTCACAGAGCATCgggagctttatttatttatttaggcattttatgttccgtcattccaaaagaagatcacaatggtttacaaaagcaacattcacattacTGGTCCACACAACATCTAAACATGCGACATTCACATTAtatacatgttagctagactgtTAAATagcaattcatagaaacatagaaatgacggcagaaaaagaccaatcggcccatccagtctgcccagcaagctcccacacttattttcccatccttatctgtttcatcaaccttgttggtaactgtttgattcaaatttcctgccatcccctttcattgatgcagagagcaatgttggagttgcatcaaaggtgagcataaggcttaatggttacgggtagtaaccgctgcatcaagcaagttaccccaatgcttgtttgcCCAGACCGCACAGATCAatgctttgttggatgttgtctgaatgatAAATTAGTTCCTTTTAGGTAATTTCACGAGGTGGTCAATGAGTTGTCCTAATACCTTTAAAGCTCTTAATAATTGTCGATCGAAGTACATCAGGTCCTTGACCCCTATTGGTTTTGCTTAAGAGGTTCTCTCAGTATGCAAATTCTTATGGCTTCCCTATCTGATCAGCTCAGAAGAGGTCTTGATAGCGGGGACGGTTTTGTGCCTTTGGCACAACTGACCATGACGCCTAAGAGAATGTGGTGTAATCAGACACCGTTCTAGCTTGGTTCACCTCTTACTTCTTTTAATGCTCCCAGAAAATAGGTAGCAGAAAAATCATCATGGCATGTCATGCACACAGGAGTCCCCTAGGGGACTGCACTTTCATCAACGCTATTCAATCTCTCTCTTGCGCCTACAGGCAAGATTCTAGCAACCCTGACGGATGGTTATAAAATCTatacagatgacattcagttcctCACTCGCGTCTGCCCTAATTGGACGGACACAAATGAGATAACTGGATCTGTTTGAAGGCTGCAACACAACAAACTTTCCCTGAATGATACAAAATCTGAATTTATTCTTGTTCAGTGACTACagactgacaggccgatacaacGCTCTCTACTGAGTGCACTatttaacccgcggttggacacacgtccacaaccccttatactaTAAGGAGATTAACGCGTCCAAAACacacttccaacccccccccccccccctgcgaataatagtgctcatcacatgcaaatgcatgttgatgaggctattagctattcaccccagatccaaaaaaaaaaaagtgtgcccaatacacacacatttttacactcagaaattaatacctgcccagagcagatgttaatttctaagcagcctgaaaaagtatacagaaaagcagaaaatactgcttttctgtatatcctcctatttaatattgcggcgatattaagtcagaggaaccaaaaggtttaaaaaaaaaatgtgccggcggtcaggttaggaaacgggacgctcaattaacgtgcgtccattttcctaacctgctgacagccacctcttctagGCGCCTGCTGCTGAGGCggcactaggggtgcacatttctccctagtgcctccttggcagcgtgacccctcatttaaatattctatcaggtgcccaggagaggtggctgagcgcctgttttccacacagctttattgtatcagcctgtaagtgctTAGCAACCAGTGTTACTATTGACAAGGTTTCTTTTCCACTGCTTCCATATATGAAATTTCTAAGAATATGGATAGACTGTGGCTTAATTTGTAAGCATCACATTAAGTAAGTGATTCAGTCTGGGTTCTTTAAGCC
Proteins encoded in this region:
- the TMEM101 gene encoding transmembrane protein 101, with translation MAAGSRRQLLKLLMRLGSILLTRFPFWNCFSQLMLYAERADARRKPDIPVPYLYFDMGVAVLCASFMSFGVKRRWFALGAALQLAVSTYASHAGGYVHYGDWLKVRMYSRTIAIIGGFLILASGAGEIYRQKPRSRSLQSTGQVFLGIYLICVAYSLQHSKEDRLAYLNHIPGGELTLQLLFILYGVLALSFLSGYYVGTAAQVLAIVLPLVILFLDGNLGYWHNSRHVEFWNQMRLIGQNVGIFGAVVILATDG